The Henckelia pumila isolate YLH828 chromosome 2, ASM3356847v2, whole genome shotgun sequence genome includes a window with the following:
- the LOC140880575 gene encoding IAA-amino acid hydrolase ILR1-like 6 isoform X1, whose product MHRRKKMMIPGENLLILALLLLSCMISGKTQQKSADHGAVPRFEQAQATPRNPTPSSKNLSASPGKEKEKESSSPEVVDRGVWSRACSEEILRIAKKPGNVRWMKSIRRRIHENPELAYEEVETSRLIRRELDEMGVGYQFPVAKTGIRAAVGTGGPPFVAVRADMDALPIQEEVEWEHKSKNTGKMHACGHDAHVAMLIGAAKILKTREKHLKGTVVLLFQPAEEAGNGAKRMIQEDVLKDVEAIFAAHVSHQLPTSVIGSRPGPFLAGCGFFKAVVTSEKCTSRSLHDSVDPVLAASAAVISLQGIVSQEMNPLDSHVGTYSTVVSVTFFKGGDDLDPMPNRVEFGGTLRAFSNKSFSQLLTRIQEIIVAQALVFRCSASVDFFKNSDSIYPPMVNDDKMYKHLKKVVDDLVGHTNFQVVEQIMGAEDFSFFSEVIPAAFFFIGIKNETLGSVHSAHSPHFSIDEDALPIGAATHAAIAERYLHERVVSSS is encoded by the exons ATTTTGGCTCTGCTTCTTCTTTCTTGCATGATATCAGGCAAAACCCAGCAGAAATCTGCCGATCACGGCGCTGTTCCCCGCTTCGAACAGGCTCAGGCGACCCCCAGAAACCCCACTCCGAGTTCCAAGAACCTGTCAGCTTCTCCGGGGAAGGAGAAGGAGAAGGAATCCTCGTCTCCGGAAGTCGTTGATCGCGGCGTTTGGAGCAGGGCTTGTTCGGAGGAGATCCTGAGAATCGCGAAGAAACCCGGGAACGTGAGATGGATGAAGTCGATCCGGAGGAGGATCCATGAAAACCCTGAACTTGCTTACGAGGAAGTGGAGACCAGCCGGCTCATCCGCCGAGAACTCGACGAAATGGGCGTTGGTTACCAGTTTCCGGTGGCGAAGACCGGAATCAGGGCCGCGGTCGGCACCGGAGGACCGCCGTTCGTGGCCGTCAGGGCGGATATGGACGCTCTGCCCATTCAG GAAGAAGTTGAGTGGGAGCACAAGAGCAAGAACACCGGCAAGATGCACGCGTGCGGCCACGACGCGCATGTGGCGATGCTAATTGGCGCTGCTAAGATCTTGAAAACCAGGGAAAAACACTTGAAG GGGACTGTGGTGCTGCTGTTTCAGCCGGCAGAGGAAGCTGGGAACGGAGCAAAAAGAATGATTCAAGAGGATGTTCTTAAAGACGTTGAGGCCATATTTGCAGCGCACGTATCACATCAGCTCCCGACCTCTGTCATCGGATCAAGACCAGGCCCTTTTCTAGCAGGTTGTGGCTTCTTCAAGGCCGTTGTTACTAGTGAAAAATGCACTTCCAGGAGCCTCCACGACTCAGTCGACCCTGTCTTAGCAGCCTCAGCAGCAGTGATCAGCCTACAGGGCATCGTGTCCCAAGAGATGAATCCATTGGACTCACACGTAGGCACATATTCAACG GTGGTCTCTGTAACTTTCTTCAAAGGAGGCGATGATCTTGATCCGATGCCAAACCGGGTTGAATTTGGCGGCACTTTGAGGGCTTTTTCTAACAAAAGCTTCAGCCAACTTCTTACAAGAATACAAGAG ATTATCGTAGCTCAAGCTTTGGTTTTCAGATGCTCAGCATCGGTTGACTTCTTCAAGAACTCAGACTCGATTTACCCACCTATGGTGAACGATGACAAAATGTACAAACACTTGAAGAAAGTTGTCGACGATCTAGTAGGACACACGAATTTCCAAGTCGTCGAGCAGATAATGGGGGCAGAGGACTTCTCGTTTTTCTCAGAAGTGATTCCTGCAGCCTTTTTCTTCATTGGAATCAAGAATGAAACTCTAGGATCAGTACACTCTGCCCACTCGCCTCATTTTTCTATAGACGAAGACGCACTTCCTATAGGTGCAGCAACTCATGCTGCCATTGCTGAGAGATATCTACATGAGCGCGTAGTCTCCTCATCATGA
- the LOC140880575 gene encoding IAA-amino acid hydrolase ILR1-like 6 isoform X3 — translation MHRRKKMMIPGENLLILALLLLSCMISGKTQQKSADHGAVPRFEQAQATPRNPTPSSKNLSASPGKEKEKESSSPEVVDRGVWSRACSEEILRIAKKPGNVRWMKSIRRRIHENPELAYEEVETSRLIRRELDEMGVGYQFPVAKTGIRAAVGTGGPPFVAVRADMDALPIQEEVEWEHKSKNTGKMHACGHDAHVAMLIGAAKILKTREKHLKGTVVLLFQPAEEAGNGAKRMIQEDVLKDVEAIFAAHVSHQLPTSVIGSRPGPFLAGCGFFKAVVTSEKCTSRSLHDSVDPVLAASAAVISLQGIVSQEMNPLDSHVGTYSTVVSVTFFKGGDDLDPMPNRVEFGGTLRAFSNKSFSQLLTRIQEMLSIG, via the exons ATTTTGGCTCTGCTTCTTCTTTCTTGCATGATATCAGGCAAAACCCAGCAGAAATCTGCCGATCACGGCGCTGTTCCCCGCTTCGAACAGGCTCAGGCGACCCCCAGAAACCCCACTCCGAGTTCCAAGAACCTGTCAGCTTCTCCGGGGAAGGAGAAGGAGAAGGAATCCTCGTCTCCGGAAGTCGTTGATCGCGGCGTTTGGAGCAGGGCTTGTTCGGAGGAGATCCTGAGAATCGCGAAGAAACCCGGGAACGTGAGATGGATGAAGTCGATCCGGAGGAGGATCCATGAAAACCCTGAACTTGCTTACGAGGAAGTGGAGACCAGCCGGCTCATCCGCCGAGAACTCGACGAAATGGGCGTTGGTTACCAGTTTCCGGTGGCGAAGACCGGAATCAGGGCCGCGGTCGGCACCGGAGGACCGCCGTTCGTGGCCGTCAGGGCGGATATGGACGCTCTGCCCATTCAG GAAGAAGTTGAGTGGGAGCACAAGAGCAAGAACACCGGCAAGATGCACGCGTGCGGCCACGACGCGCATGTGGCGATGCTAATTGGCGCTGCTAAGATCTTGAAAACCAGGGAAAAACACTTGAAG GGGACTGTGGTGCTGCTGTTTCAGCCGGCAGAGGAAGCTGGGAACGGAGCAAAAAGAATGATTCAAGAGGATGTTCTTAAAGACGTTGAGGCCATATTTGCAGCGCACGTATCACATCAGCTCCCGACCTCTGTCATCGGATCAAGACCAGGCCCTTTTCTAGCAGGTTGTGGCTTCTTCAAGGCCGTTGTTACTAGTGAAAAATGCACTTCCAGGAGCCTCCACGACTCAGTCGACCCTGTCTTAGCAGCCTCAGCAGCAGTGATCAGCCTACAGGGCATCGTGTCCCAAGAGATGAATCCATTGGACTCACACGTAGGCACATATTCAACG GTGGTCTCTGTAACTTTCTTCAAAGGAGGCGATGATCTTGATCCGATGCCAAACCGGGTTGAATTTGGCGGCACTTTGAGGGCTTTTTCTAACAAAAGCTTCAGCCAACTTCTTACAAGAATACAAGAG ATGCTCAGCATCGGTTGA
- the LOC140880575 gene encoding IAA-amino acid hydrolase ILR1-like 6 isoform X2, whose product MHRRKKMMIPGENLLILALLLLSCMISGKTQQKSADHGAVPRFEQAQATPRNPTPSSKNLSASPGKEKEKESSSPEVVDRGVWSRACSEEILRIAKKPGNVRWMKSIRRRIHENPELAYEEVETSRLIRRELDEMGVGYQFPVAKTGIRAAVGTGGPPFVAVRADMDALPIQEEVEWEHKSKNTGKMHACGHDAHVAMLIGAAKILKTREKHLKGTVVLLFQPAEEAGNGAKRMIQEDVLKDVEAIFAAHVSHQLPTSVIGSRPGPFLAGCGFFKAVVTSEKCTSRSLHDSVDPVLAASAAVISLQGIVSQEMNPLDSHVVSVTFFKGGDDLDPMPNRVEFGGTLRAFSNKSFSQLLTRIQEIIVAQALVFRCSASVDFFKNSDSIYPPMVNDDKMYKHLKKVVDDLVGHTNFQVVEQIMGAEDFSFFSEVIPAAFFFIGIKNETLGSVHSAHSPHFSIDEDALPIGAATHAAIAERYLHERVVSSS is encoded by the exons ATTTTGGCTCTGCTTCTTCTTTCTTGCATGATATCAGGCAAAACCCAGCAGAAATCTGCCGATCACGGCGCTGTTCCCCGCTTCGAACAGGCTCAGGCGACCCCCAGAAACCCCACTCCGAGTTCCAAGAACCTGTCAGCTTCTCCGGGGAAGGAGAAGGAGAAGGAATCCTCGTCTCCGGAAGTCGTTGATCGCGGCGTTTGGAGCAGGGCTTGTTCGGAGGAGATCCTGAGAATCGCGAAGAAACCCGGGAACGTGAGATGGATGAAGTCGATCCGGAGGAGGATCCATGAAAACCCTGAACTTGCTTACGAGGAAGTGGAGACCAGCCGGCTCATCCGCCGAGAACTCGACGAAATGGGCGTTGGTTACCAGTTTCCGGTGGCGAAGACCGGAATCAGGGCCGCGGTCGGCACCGGAGGACCGCCGTTCGTGGCCGTCAGGGCGGATATGGACGCTCTGCCCATTCAG GAAGAAGTTGAGTGGGAGCACAAGAGCAAGAACACCGGCAAGATGCACGCGTGCGGCCACGACGCGCATGTGGCGATGCTAATTGGCGCTGCTAAGATCTTGAAAACCAGGGAAAAACACTTGAAG GGGACTGTGGTGCTGCTGTTTCAGCCGGCAGAGGAAGCTGGGAACGGAGCAAAAAGAATGATTCAAGAGGATGTTCTTAAAGACGTTGAGGCCATATTTGCAGCGCACGTATCACATCAGCTCCCGACCTCTGTCATCGGATCAAGACCAGGCCCTTTTCTAGCAGGTTGTGGCTTCTTCAAGGCCGTTGTTACTAGTGAAAAATGCACTTCCAGGAGCCTCCACGACTCAGTCGACCCTGTCTTAGCAGCCTCAGCAGCAGTGATCAGCCTACAGGGCATCGTGTCCCAAGAGATGAATCCATTGGACTCACAC GTGGTCTCTGTAACTTTCTTCAAAGGAGGCGATGATCTTGATCCGATGCCAAACCGGGTTGAATTTGGCGGCACTTTGAGGGCTTTTTCTAACAAAAGCTTCAGCCAACTTCTTACAAGAATACAAGAG ATTATCGTAGCTCAAGCTTTGGTTTTCAGATGCTCAGCATCGGTTGACTTCTTCAAGAACTCAGACTCGATTTACCCACCTATGGTGAACGATGACAAAATGTACAAACACTTGAAGAAAGTTGTCGACGATCTAGTAGGACACACGAATTTCCAAGTCGTCGAGCAGATAATGGGGGCAGAGGACTTCTCGTTTTTCTCAGAAGTGATTCCTGCAGCCTTTTTCTTCATTGGAATCAAGAATGAAACTCTAGGATCAGTACACTCTGCCCACTCGCCTCATTTTTCTATAGACGAAGACGCACTTCCTATAGGTGCAGCAACTCATGCTGCCATTGCTGAGAGATATCTACATGAGCGCGTAGTCTCCTCATCATGA
- the LOC140880575 gene encoding IAA-amino acid hydrolase ILR1-like 6 isoform X4, with translation MHRRKKMMIPGENLLILALLLLSCMISGKTQQKSADHGAVPRFEQAQATPRNPTPSSKNLSASPGKEKEKESSSPEVVDRGVWSRACSEEILRIAKKPGNVRWMKSIRRRIHENPELAYEEVETSRLIRRELDEMGVGYQFPVAKTGIRAAVGTGGPPFVAVRADMDALPIQEEVEWEHKSKNTGKMHACGHDAHVAMLIGAAKILKTREKHLKGTVVLLFQPAEEAGNGAKRMIQEDVLKDVEAIFAAHVSHQLPTSVIGSRPGPFLAGCGFFKAVVTSEKCTSRSLHDSVDPVLAASAAVISLQGIVSQEMNPLDSHVVSVTFFKGGDDLDPMPNRVEFGGTLRAFSNKSFSQLLTRIQEMLSIG, from the exons ATTTTGGCTCTGCTTCTTCTTTCTTGCATGATATCAGGCAAAACCCAGCAGAAATCTGCCGATCACGGCGCTGTTCCCCGCTTCGAACAGGCTCAGGCGACCCCCAGAAACCCCACTCCGAGTTCCAAGAACCTGTCAGCTTCTCCGGGGAAGGAGAAGGAGAAGGAATCCTCGTCTCCGGAAGTCGTTGATCGCGGCGTTTGGAGCAGGGCTTGTTCGGAGGAGATCCTGAGAATCGCGAAGAAACCCGGGAACGTGAGATGGATGAAGTCGATCCGGAGGAGGATCCATGAAAACCCTGAACTTGCTTACGAGGAAGTGGAGACCAGCCGGCTCATCCGCCGAGAACTCGACGAAATGGGCGTTGGTTACCAGTTTCCGGTGGCGAAGACCGGAATCAGGGCCGCGGTCGGCACCGGAGGACCGCCGTTCGTGGCCGTCAGGGCGGATATGGACGCTCTGCCCATTCAG GAAGAAGTTGAGTGGGAGCACAAGAGCAAGAACACCGGCAAGATGCACGCGTGCGGCCACGACGCGCATGTGGCGATGCTAATTGGCGCTGCTAAGATCTTGAAAACCAGGGAAAAACACTTGAAG GGGACTGTGGTGCTGCTGTTTCAGCCGGCAGAGGAAGCTGGGAACGGAGCAAAAAGAATGATTCAAGAGGATGTTCTTAAAGACGTTGAGGCCATATTTGCAGCGCACGTATCACATCAGCTCCCGACCTCTGTCATCGGATCAAGACCAGGCCCTTTTCTAGCAGGTTGTGGCTTCTTCAAGGCCGTTGTTACTAGTGAAAAATGCACTTCCAGGAGCCTCCACGACTCAGTCGACCCTGTCTTAGCAGCCTCAGCAGCAGTGATCAGCCTACAGGGCATCGTGTCCCAAGAGATGAATCCATTGGACTCACAC GTGGTCTCTGTAACTTTCTTCAAAGGAGGCGATGATCTTGATCCGATGCCAAACCGGGTTGAATTTGGCGGCACTTTGAGGGCTTTTTCTAACAAAAGCTTCAGCCAACTTCTTACAAGAATACAAGAG ATGCTCAGCATCGGTTGA